GAAAAAAATATCCATTGAGCAAATAACtgttgaattttttgtttttctacttaGCAAATaactgttgttattgttttgttatggCCAAAATAGGTAAAGGTAGTTGAAACTTAATACTATTCAAATTTGATAAAAGCTAACTAAGCTCAAACATGCGTGCCAATATTCCCATTATTTGGCCATGCTTTTAGACGAGATGTGAGTGTATATCCAAGGTTTATGATTATGGTCACACCGGATATTTACGAGTGTTTAGAACGCTCCATCATAGCTTTATTTGGTAGTGGGCTCCGTTCTCATGCGATTTCTCCTGGAACCTTACACTGATTGCTTTTACCTCGATATGTTCATTTAGGTGGTATATTTGCATACACATATGCAAaagaaagcaacaaaaaacaagcacaTACACTGGCGAGCATCCACAAACATTTGTATATTGCTGTTGCTTGTTGGCAATTTATTTGGTCGCTCATCACCAGGAGCCCTGCTAATgggaaatatttgttttaaaagccAAAAGTGCCGGCCCAACTACATGACTCACCCGCCCGCAGACAACATGACCCGCGCCCCTCTGTTCGGTTCAGCCTGTGGTTACTTTTGTTTCCCAAAGCCATAATGATGTCATCAAAGTTTCCCCTCCCTTGCCAACCTGCCTTTTGTGCGTAGATCTCGAGAGCTTCTTGTAACGTGTAAATTATGTACAAACATTTGGTCGGTTAAGAGCTGAACAAACTTggattaaaaacatttctccAGTCGCACAGCCTGGGGAGGGCATTAAATCCTATTATTTCCCAGTCGGAACCAAACTTTTTGTACTCCTTGGCAAAAGGTGTTGTCGAGAAACGTGTCCTGTGCGCCAGGTTAATAATTAATGGTCCCAAGTCAAGGGAAATGTCCATGCCGAATGCCAGCCTGGTCGCTTAAATCACGAGGCTGCCgatgcgtatacgtaatttttCGGAATACCAAATTTTGATTCACAAATCACACGATTTCCACAGGCTTAGGGGTCAATTGAATTACttactaattaattaattattaattcaatttatttgaggtatatgtttattttatgttttatatagtttagttctttgaaatactttatttttagccaatgaatttccaaacattttatttatttgacatATCCTAAAGTAagcataaaaatgattaaCTTATGATttgaaagaaattaattataaacggttttttatgaattttgcaGTTTTACGACTATACAGACATCGCCGAGGATGCCGCACGCCAGTTCATTGAATTTTTATCGAGTAAATTCCCAAATGCCAACACGCCGATTACCATCGATGAGCCGACACGTGCGGAGGTGAGTCGCCGGGCCAATGGCATCGCCAGCTATGCCCTCAACGAGGACGACAATCTCCTGGCATTCGCCATCGCAGCGCCCAGCATTCACACGGTGGTCGTTAAATTCAGGGATAACGTTACGGTACGCACTCGCTAATCAGCGATAATGGATGCACGTTAATCGCTGTTTTACTTATTGCAGATACCACCGGATCAGGTGCACAACAAGGCATATTTGGGTTCCTACTGGCGGGAGTTGGGGTAAGTCTGCGTTGGAAATTTGTGTTTCCTATAGAACTTTTTAcgaatttaatttcctttgaCACCCAAAAATCTATTTCGTGAAATAATTATCATTTAcatgctttattttattttagacaagctagtttaaaataattaggaATCCTTTTATGGCAATGCATTAATATTATCGTTTAAGTTAGGTTTATTTTCTGAAATCAACGTATTTTAACTATATAACAGCATTTAACATATAAAATCAGGATAATAAAGCCTCTAAAATTAAACAGCCAATTTAAATCAACAAGCTGTTGCTTTAGAACTTACTTAAAAGATATCCATcgcttaatttaaatagttccCATGCATATCACCACACATACACACTGTACTCATATGCATAAGCCAAATTGCGCTTGGAAAGTTGCccataaatgttttgttttgccgtTTTACAGTGCGGCCTGGAACAGCACGGATGGCACTCAGGAGTGGGGGGCACCGTTTCGCGACTGCAACCTGTTGACGCGCCGCTGGCTCTGGCCATTTCGCATATCCTTCAGCGAGCACAGGATCAAGTGAGtcaaatcaaatcgaattGATGTTTGAACGGATGGGGGAACAACTTGTAATTTATGGTAAACATTTATAGAGTTGTGGCGGCTGCCTTTATTGCCGCCGACGAGGATGTGTGCAACGATGGCCTGGAGGAAGTTTTCGGTCGTCGACATGGGTGAGTTATTTGCAAAAGTTTATCTGTTTATCtgcaaaatataatattatccCTTTCAGTTGCGATCGGAATACGACTTTCTGCCTGCTCACCGAGAACAAACCCGCCGCCACCAGGGATGTGTACACCTGTTTGTGCCGCGAATCCTACTACCTGCCCAACTCCACGCTCCAGGGATTCCGAGGCGATCGCGTGGAGCTGTCCGAGGGATACGACAACTACTCCTGCATCCCGTGTCCCGGCGGATGCTCGAACTGTGACAACAACGGCGTCTGCCTCACCTttcaggaggaggaggtgctCAATGTGGACGCCTGCCTGCGCCTCCTGGTGGCCATCGTCCTGGGCGCCTGCATCCTGTGCTGTGTCGTCCTCGGGGTGATTGTCTTCCGGCAGAGAAAGTGCAaggtatatttaaatttataacctATCAAAGCTAAATCAAATTGCAATAACTGTATGAACCATACATTTTACAATTCATACATTTATTACAAACTCTATGAGTTTTGCgggcattttaaaaatttatctattctaatttgtaatttttaaattttaaaagtttttagtagtaaaaaaaaaatgtactaatTACAAATATGATGATATTTTCAGGCCATAGCCTCGGGCATGTGGACAGTGCTGGAAACGATACTGCTGGGCATTGTTTTACTTTATGCATCCGTGAGTGGTTCCCTTAGTGTTCCTTCCAACTTTTGCCAAATAACTTATTCCCTTTCAGGTTGCCGTCCATTTCTTTCCCGCCTCCACCGAACGATGTCTGCTGGAGCCGTGGCTCCGCGAGCTGGGCTTCATCACCTGCTACGGGGCCATCATCCTGAAGCTGTACCGCCATTTGGTGGACTTTCGCACCCGCAAGGCGCATCGCTGGGTGCTGCGCGACGTGGATCTGCTCAAGTACCTGGGCACCATGGTCTTCGCCGTCATCTGCTACATGGCCGCCTTCACGGCCTCGTCGCTGGACCTCCTGGAAAGCGCCCAGCTGGAGAGTCTCAGGGAGGCGGACACGAACACCTGCCACCCGCTCAAGTGGGAGCTGGTCACGCAGACCAGCGAGATGCTCATCCTGTGCTTCGGGCTGCACCTGTCCATCGCCAGTCGGAATGCCAACACCCAGTTCCGGGTAAGATTTACTTCTTTACAAgcttaaatatagaaaatttgATCTATATAAGTCTAGGAACAATGGcttgtaaaagtaaaaaaatgtatatattttaatcaatctggtttcttttttttgtattttctttaatatttgcctttattaaaaaaattcacttaacattCTAGGGCTGATTAATCCACAATAtaatgatttcttttttaagattttattccTATTTTTTGATTCtgtatattttctaaattttttcaattaaagagTAAGCAAAAGGCTAATTactgttttttgttaaataaaaagcaaactcACTGTAAGCAAACGgcattaaaatgaattaaccGACTATTTCCTTTCGCCCCCGCACAGGAACGGCAATTTCTGGTGACCGCCCTGACGCTGGAGTTCCTGGTCTCGTCCAGCTTCTACTTTCTGCGCTTTGTCTACCTGCCGGAAATGAGTCCCAGCGCCATTCTGCTGGCCCTCTTCATCCGCTCCCAGCTGACGAACAGCTTCGCCTTGGGTCTGATATTTGTGCCAAAGCTGTGGTATCAGCACAAGCAGGTAACCGACATTAGTTCGcagcattttaatttacttattttcctTTGATTTCCTTGGTTTTGAGTGCGCTCTTTAGTTGAACACATTGTGATTTAGTTGGGAGCCGTTGAGTCCTAGACgggctttaaatatatatgcttaGAGTATTCATTACCGTTCACTTTGTGCTGTCTGTCGGTGGCGTGGACGTCATAATTGTCATCGAAATCCGTATTTGGTATTCACATTGGTTGAGGAAACGATTTTTGTTAATAACTAGCCactacaattaaaaaactataaaagggGAAACCCAACCAAAagcttttttgcttttgctaaaataattgaatttttcagttggttatagttatttttagTTACTGTTCTGGTTTCATCGagaaaattaacataattttagaattaagctAACATTGAATTGAAACTTTAGTCAAGCTATGAAGTTGCTGCAAGTGTGTCTCGTTTTGTCTCCGAATGCTAGTCTGTTTTTAGCTCCTATTCTTTATGCTTGAAACTATTACACTTTAACTTAACTAGCACGCTATTTTATTTGCAAGGTTTGCATTGTTTTTTGCATGATTTTTCCAACACAACATCaactataaaaacaaatgacaaaaatcGGTTTcctacaaaatccaaaatatgcATACCAAGAGAAATCCAATCTAGTGTTTCCAAAATTCTCCTCACTGCAACTATCTCTGTCTTTGTGTCTCTCAACCGAATAATCTTTAACTGAAATTCTCTGTCTAAGTAGTTTTCTTATAGCTAACGTCCATCTTTTTCAACGTTTGAGTttcttttttgattattttgtttaacttttcaTTTCCAGCACAAAAACAGACATACTCACAACCAATAAGCACCAGCCATTccacatacataaatatacataaatacatgACCTCCAGCACAGGACTATTCTATTCTATTCTGTTCTGTTTTCGCTCTCTTTTACCCTGagttccatttccatttccgtttccgttctCCATTTTCCGTTTTACTTCCTGAGTGTGGTTTGCGGTGTTTGTTGCATCTTCATAGCTTGCAGGTTCGTTCGCTAGCGTATGATCTATCAATACGTTTACCTGTGGATGCTTTCAAGGGTACGTCGCACGACGCCGGCCAGCGGCTGGGCGGAGGATATGCCGGGCTCTGTCTGGGCGATCCGGACATCGGGGAGCTGACCATATCCGAAATGAGTCCCGAGGACATACGCGCCGAACTTAAAAGGTACGTATGAAGAGATCATAAGTTCCGGGAGCCTTTACATGCTTGCAAATAAGATTTTAGTTAGGAATTTACATAGCCATTTAGAATAAATCACTGGGAATCTTAAGTGAATTCGTTGGTGACTAAGAAACTTTGAAATAAAGTGATAGTATCAATTTGTTATTCATACgttgacaaacaaaaataatttttagcaataaataatttaaaattatataaacataGGGATAACTGTCCCGCTTTTGTACAATCATTCGaacttatcaaaaatataagcTATTGAGACCAATTGATAagaaatttcttcaaaaagaGTATAATTATATACCATTACTGAAGGTTTCACAACTGAATAGtctccatatatatatatatataagtatttataattatCATTATTGAACTTAAATAGTTACATTAAACCGAACGTATGgttaaaaacctttaaaatattttattttatagaaacaagatccaaaatataattttttaggtAAATGATAACcttatcaaattaaaaactgcaatATTTGTATCACTAAAGGAACactataatttttatgtgtCACTTAAGCggtttataaaattgtaacaGGATTGATTATATTGAAATTGCCTTaggtaatgtttttttttaagtttgagTCAAAATAAGATTGCATCGTGGTTTTGCAAGGGCACTCGGTATtctgtttcttgtttttcccACACTTGTATATATTTACCTTGATGATTGCAGACTGTACACTCAACTGGAGATTATGAAAAACAAGACTCTGAGGCAGGACAATCCGCACATCAGTAAGCGACGTGGCGGACGGAAGGCGGGTCACCGTCGCTTCTCCCTGCAGGTGAGTCGCGGTCACCTCATCCGGTGTAGCAGTGTGGTCAGTCCACCAGCCATAGTGCTCACTGTACATGACATCACCGAAGCCATTTTGGGGGACCGGGCTGTAGGACTCTGTTTCTCAGATCGACATAGCTGTATTTCTTCAAACCGAAACCAAACCTTATGCTGCCCATCCCGAGCTCCCTAGATCTTTCTCTATCCAGTCTCTCTTTCCGCTTCCGTTTCCGGCTATCTATTTCTATTGCTCACCCAATGTGAATTGTTTGCCACTAATATTAATACATCTATAAATATCATTGTTTTTGTCATGGCTATGTACAATATAATCGAATCCCACCAcaaccaaaccaaacaaaacattaACCACCAATGTTGAATGTAGAAAAAGGGCAGCAAGGATAAGGTAAGAACTGACGGCCGCATACTAGAATTCCTAAAATCTAACCCCTATAAATAATATCTGTGTTGTGACTGTAAACTAAACTCTAAAAGATACTAAAAGAACTTCTCGCACGTTTGTCTATAAACTTAGACACAAGTCCCCCgataaaaacccaaaaaccaaacccAATTTGTGTGTCTGCGTGTGTGCATGTGTCCGTCCATAGATAGCACTTCATGTCTAATCCAAAACAGATTGCACACGaaacatatacaaataacTAGAGTTTCTTGGATGATAGAGAGTAAAAGGTAACTAAGGTGTATCCCAATTTCACAGGCTCTTAGTGCCAAACACCGCAGCAACAAGCATCACCAGGACATCGAGATCACCGAGGCGGAACCTTCCCGAACGCCCGAGGACTCCGTTTGCAGTGCCGAAGGACCCACGGACACCTATGCGGAAATATCGGGCGTGTCCCACTCAATGCTCTCCCACTCGATGGTCTCCCACTCCGTTGTCTCGCACTCAAAGTAGGGAACCCAGACTAAGGCGTTCCAATCGCAGGATCATCAAGGATAGTGTGTATATAAGTATTAAACAGTACGATACATGTTGTTATGTAgataatatgtatatgtatgtgagAAATAGTTATTATATAGCGCAACAACACAAACAATAAAAGAATTACTTTAATTTcgaaaggaaagaaaaaaaaaaaccaacagaGATGcatacacaaaaacacacaaaaacaataacaaacattactttatttttaaagaaacgaAAAGTAAAGAACCTTGAAAGCAGtcaagttttataaaattttgataaatttttagACAATTTTACTTTGTTGATTTTTCTCAGTCTTGCGTTCGATTGATTTCGATGATAGGATCACTGATAGATCAAAGTTGAACGAATGGTAGAGCGGTAAAACAGAGCCCACCTGTGTAGGTAAAAATCCacaaacattaaaagaaatatataatcCTATTCCTATGACTCGAATTTTTGTTTACGTCTAAGTTCCTTGATAGTTACTAACACTCGATTTGTTTGCCTATTGTTTTGAAACCAACCAATCACTATCTACTAATTCTCTACAAATGGTAGAGATATTGAAAGAGTGGAAACACAGCGaaaatcagttttaaaacaGTGAATAATCAGTTGTAAATTTGAGCTTATAGGCATTAAAACTAGTAATTCCCTCATAACTATCGTACGATTTACGTCTTACTAATCTtacaaactaaaatatatttgtattatatattgTATACTTGTAATTCCTACTCATTCCCATCCAAAATCCGAACGGGGTAAACTTTTTGTAAATACACAATGTACGAGGAAGAAGTGCAGACAGGAAATCAAATTGTTACACTTTCAAGACACTGAGTTCCCGATCGAGAGTGAAAGCCATAGGAAAATGCTTATTAGAggcttaagaacttttttttttaaaacattagcCGAACAAATTGTGTCCCAAGTATTATTACACTACTAGTAGATTTCCTCAGTAATTTTCAGAACCCAACCCAGAGCATCTAAAATTCTTTATCCCCTTAAAAGGAAGTTCGTGTTAGAGTATTGAAAAACACAAAGtgaaaacatttcaaatgTACGCAATAAATTTTGGAGACGCTCGTTATAAAAAAAGATGGGGGAAAACAAGTCCATAGAAAACATATAGTACAGTTACATGGGCATTTATAAGGGTTATAAAAAGTATATCTATATACActataacaaatatatagCGAGTAAAACATGGCAAATGGTTAAATTAGGTAAACTTACAGCATGCATGCAACAAATTgagcatttaaaacaaaagaagaaagCAAAACCCGAAAatgataattataaaaaaaaagtaaaaaccaACTTTTGGTTGCGTTTGATCAAAAGTgtgtgaataaaaaaatatttatggcatatacataaacatataacttatattatatataaatatatatacttacaTATATATGAGTGTAATCAGCATtacaataaaaccaaaaacgaGAGGCAAACTAAATTAGTGGCTCAACGCaaaagaaactaaaaaaaaaaaaacgattggAAAAGAAACAGAATACATTTTGAAAGTGTGATAGTGTTCATAATATTCGTTCATTGTAATTAAAAgagaaaaccaaaactaaataaactaaactaaatgaTTCACTTTGGCCTTTTACTTTTTTGGGACTTATGGACGTACATATGATTTAAAGGAAATTCCCGTTTTTCAAGATtcagttttgaaaaattctcaaatttttaaagtacttTTAATATAATGAAAAAACACCCTTGGtgccaaaattattttaaattttctacaagctttttaattatacCTTTTCCAAGAAAAAGAAACTTCCAAACGAccctttaaattttgtatatacatataatctTTCTACATTGTTGGAATTTATTTCGTATATATAGAtcctttttatatattttaaattgaaatattgcTCGAATATTTGCTAGTTTTTGTCACGTAAATTTAGATTGCAAGTACATACATTTATAGTCGTAAtatctatttatatatttaataataataatttcgctttaattacaatttaatttctatttactCACTTGCTTacgtttgtgtttgtgtgtctgTTGTCTGGCTTCGTTTTTGGATTCGTGGCTAAGATCTATTAGTTAGTCGGTATTTAGTACGTATCGTATTCAACATGATTAGTTTCGTGATGCCGGCATTCAATCATTGGAAATCACTTACAGCTGAGTTAATTTGCTTTCGTTTCTTGTTGCGGTTAGTTAAGCTTGGATTTAGCTGTTTGCTTTTGATCGTCAACTCATCTcggtttatttaaaacttaaagaaTTACAATAGTTTAGTACttagaatttattttggttttacatGCGCTGCGCATCGTTTGTTGCTGTGCTATGTGCCATTAGGTAGACAATTTGTTTGAGTGTATTATGCATTAATATTAGATAcatgtttatatatttgtttactttataattatataacactatgttataaaaatgtacatggttttggttttggttttgctaCAGTTTTAGTTGGTTTAGTACGTACAACTCTTGCAAGTAATCATTTGCTGGTTTAAAAAACGCTTTTAAGTAGTCGTAAAAATGATGAAtccatatttatatatattacaaaaacaacTTCAAGCTTCTTTATCAAAAGTATCAATTATTTAGATCGTtatgttaaatttgtttaatcttCTAGTTTGGCGCGTAAAGCTGTGTTGCGTTTAGCGTAAATTTCTCATTTTGATTTGccttaaatactttttgtcttgcgttaaaaatgcaaattttgtaaaattaatttcttagtttttttttttgttttacattagTTTTATACAATCTCACTGTTAAGTTTAgtttaacaaacaaaagcaGCGCTTtcaacttaaataatttaaaaaataaacaatggTTAACATTCatcaataaaaacaagctaaaatgattaaatcatttagttaattaaaagtaaataaatttttaaagccaaaacaaacgAGATCCTGCTCGTGTGCAAATAGTAGAATAGAAATGACTAAATTTCGTATTGGTTCTTCGCCATTTCCTCTATGAgttgaaattttgaaaagaaGTTTTCATgtagaataaataattttgtgttgttttgAGTTCGAATAAtataagtttataatttaagaaataatttaagttttgcgCGTAGACATGAGTTTACctttctttgttttgctgcttttaaataacatttacaaACAAGTTCAGgaagtattaaaaataatattgccACAAAGTATAGGagtaaaaaatattctctctctttataaataataaatgtgtgtgtgggtgtgtggtgtgttgtgttttgttggGCTTGTGGGTATAGCGCCGCGCGTAAGTGAGTGTGCGCTAAGGAGTCACCATATAAAATCTCAtagaataacaaaatattatatacgaTTTACATAgagtgtataaaaataaaattgcaaaacatcTACAtaaccaaataataataaaaatcaaaaatcgaTTGCAATAACTTAAACATTCTACGAACTGTACGCTAGTTTAGTACAACTTTGTTTCTATTTTCCGTGTTAACCGAAATGAAAGTATCTAATTTAGTAATTTAATCTAGCAGCACTGTGAAGAGATTTGCCAGTCGTTGGTTGCGTTGCATCCGCTTCAGTTAACGCCCATGTATTGTGGGTGTTTCTCGTCTTTGAAAAGGTCTTTCATTTGGGTTGCTCAACCCGTTGTCCATCccgcttccgtttccgttcccacttccgtttccgctggCGCTCCCCTATGCCGATGGCTTCTTGGGATCTGAATCGGAGTCGGCGGACgacggcggcggaggaggaggtgcaGAAGGAGGAGCAGAAGGAGGAGCGGCTGGGGCAGCAACGGGCATCTGGCGGCCACCGCCCGGCCTGCCCTAGAGCGGATGCAGCTTGGTCGTGTGCACCGTGAGGGCACTGCGCTGCGTGAAGCGCTTGTCACAGTACGGACAGGTGTACGGCTTCTCGCCGGTGTGCGTCCGTATGTGCTTGGTGAGGTAGTCCTTCACGCTGAAGGACTTCTCGCAGTACCCGCAATGAAACGGCTTCTCTCCTGCAAAACAGCCAAAAACGGCGAAACGGAGAAAGTTGGGATACTCTGTTAGCACTTGTCGCTAGCACAACGCCAGTTTGCTTGGTGCGTGCAGTACCAAAAGGtttgattgatttgatttgattgatttggTTTGATTGATTGACTGAGTTGGTGATATGTGTGGGTACAGTGGATATGTATGCATATCAAATAGGGTTTGCACGTAATCAAACTATATCTATagattatatattatatatgtgtgtatatatactTGGTTGGTGTTGTTAAAATGCATTCGAGACATATTATTACGTAATGAGATGAGGCGGCGGGCGATACGGATTTGGATTATCATATTGCTTTGCTACCCTCACAGCAAGCTtactaaataataattgtggttttattatttacttactTCTGTGAGGTTATGTAAACAGTGACTCAGACGTTTCGTTATTTGTTGCTTATCGGAAAAAGATGGCAAAATTTCAAGACCCTGTAAATCACCTACTGAAAATCTATATATCTTTAAGTAAAGCAAAAACTATACTTTTGGTTTTAACCcctaaaatttaaagtgatATGATCTTTTacaattgattttattttaagcggTTTAAAGGACAAGTTCTATTGTAAGCATTTTACAAGCCGAAATGTAatgcttaaaattatttgaaccGTAGGCTTCATAAGTTCatcgatttttattaaaaaaactaaaacagatATTTAAAGGGTGAATTGTTCATTGATAAGCTATTTAAAACTTAGCGATCTTTTAATCTAAAAACATTCAATTGTAAGCCTCTTTCATCGTTAGTACTTAACATGCAACTGCTGCATCGTTTACAACCAGCTTCAGAGCAGATTTCAGttattttacctttttattttaaaatatatttcgtaAGCTAGTGATATCCTAACAAGATCCTGATCTTGGCTAATTAGTTGCCAATTTTTGCCACCTTT
This genomic stretch from Drosophila gunungcola strain Sukarami unplaced genomic scaffold, Dgunungcola_SK_2 000001F, whole genome shotgun sequence harbors:
- the LOC128261742 gene encoding uncharacterized protein LOC128261742 isoform X1, whose amino-acid sequence is MELCIATKSKTEIAQSSMQQSNYYQKKCHQNQTNTQVQSTQQSNCSSHRDRDHLTKQQQNQRTNSATATSSNFKSNISSSSSSSNIISSSNINRKASKNSRKPSRSTQLNTLYSLLVLLIVGLATVSASPSLPHPSPFSLSRESRRDALLAYYKRAHLQPSSDASGDASLGHKYQYQQQNLHLHQPQYEYQYHLHHDATGLDFDELTPTVSVVSVLSRAERFRLRKRSATPTTPATVAATAATSPVAAATSPPAAAAPSSEAKKTEEKCEPKVLEALPDEPFYDYTDIAEDAARQFIEFLSSKFPNANTPITIDEPTRAEVSRRANGIASYALNEDDNLLAFAIAAPSIHTVVVKFRDNVTIPPDQVHNKAYLGSYWRELGAAWNSTDGTQEWGAPFRDCNLLTRRWLWPFRISFSEHRIKVVAAAFIAADEDVCNDGLEEVFGRRHGCDRNTTFCLLTENKPAATRDVYTCLCRESYYLPNSTLQGFRGDRVELSEGYDNYSCIPCPGGCSNCDNNGVCLTFQEEEVLNVDACLRLLVAIVLGACILCCVVLGVIVFRQRKCKAIASGMWTVLETILLGIVLLYASVAVHFFPASTERCLLEPWLRELGFITCYGAIILKLYRHLVDFRTRKAHRWVLRDVDLLKYLGTMVFAVICYMAAFTASSLDLLESAQLESLREADTNTCHPLKWELVTQTSEMLILCFGLHLSIASRNANTQFRERQFLVTALTLEFLVSSSFYFLRFVYLPEMSPSAILLALFIRSQLTNSFALGLIFVPKLWYQHKQVRSLAYDLSIRLPVDAFKGTSHDAGQRLGGGYAGLCLGDPDIGELTISEMSPEDIRAELKRLYTQLEIMKNKTLRQDNPHISKRRGGRKAGHRRFSLQKKGSKDKALSAKHRSNKHHQDIEITEAEPSRTPEDSVCSAEGPTDTYAEISGVSHSMLSHSMVSHSVVSHSK
- the LOC128261742 gene encoding uncharacterized protein LOC128261742 isoform X3; this encodes MELCIATKSKTEIAQSSMQQSNYYQKKCHQNQTNTQVQSTQQSNCSSHRDRDHLTKQQQNQRTNSATATSSNFKSNISSSSSSSNIISSSNINRKASKNSRKPSRSTQLNTLYSLLVLLIVGLATVSASPSLPHPSPFSLSRESRRDALLAYYKRAHLQPSSDASGDASLGHKYQYQQQNLHLHQPQYEYQYHLHHDATGLDFDELTPTVSVVSVLSRAERFRLRKRSATPTTPATVAATAATSPVAAATSPPAAAAPSSEAKKTEEKCEPKVLEALPDEPFYDYTDIAEDAARQFIEFLSSKFPNANTPITIDEPTRAEVSRRANGIASYALNEDDNLLAFAIAAPSIHTVVVKFRDNVTIPPDQVHNKAYLGSYWRELGAAWNSTDGTQEWGAPFRDCNLLTRRWLWPFRISFSEHRIKVVAAAFIAADEDVCNDGLEEVFGRRHGCDRNTTFCLLTENKPAATRDVYTCLCRESYYLPNSTLQGFRGDRVELSEGYDNYSCIPCPGGCSNCDNNGVCLTFQEEEVLNVDACLRLLVAIVLGACILCCVVLGVIVFRQRKCKAIASGMWTVLETILLGIVLLYASVAVHFFPASTERCLLEPWLRELGFITCYGAIILKLYRHLVDFRTRKAHRWVLRDVDLLKYLGTMVFAVICYMAAFTASSLDLLESAQLESLREADTNTCHPLKWELVTQTSEMLILCFGLHLSIASRNANTQFRERQFLVTALTLEFLVSSSFYFLRFVYLPEMSPSAILLALFIRSQLTNSFALGLIFVPKLWYQHKQGTSHDAGQRLGGGYAGLCLGDPDIGELTISEMSPEDIRAELKRLYTQLEIMKNKTLRQDNPHISKRRGGRKAGHRRFSLQKKGSKDKALSAKHRSNKHHQDIEITEAEPSRTPEDSVCSAEGPTDTYAEISGVSHSMLSHSMVSHSVVSHSK
- the LOC128261742 gene encoding probable G-protein coupled receptor 158 isoform X4, coding for MELCIATKSKTEIAQSSMQQSNYYQKKCHQNQTNTQVQSTQQSNCSSHRDRDHLTKQQQNQRTNSATATSSNFKSNISSSSSSSNIISSSNINRKASKNSRKPSRSTQLNTLYSLLVLLIVGLATVSASPSLPHPSPFSLSRESRRDALLAYYKRAHLQPSSDASGDASLGHKYQYQQQNLHLHQPQYEYQYHLHHDATGLDFDELTPTVSVVSVLSRAERFRLRKRSATPTTPATVAATAATSPVAAATSPPAAAAPSSEAKKTEEKCEPKVLEALPDEPFYDYTDIAEDAARQFIEFLSSKFPNANTPITIDEPTRAEVSRRANGIASYALNEDDNLLAFAIAAPSIHTVVVKFRDNVTIPPDQVHNKAYLGSYWRELGAAWNSTDGTQEWGAPFRDCNLLTRRWLWPFRISFSEHRIKVVAAAFIAADEDVCNDGLEEVFGRRHGCDRNTTFCLLTENKPAATRDVYTCLCRESYYLPNSTLQGFRGDRVELSEGYDNYSCIPCPGGCSNCDNNGVCLTFQEEEVLNVDACLRLLVAIVLGACILCCVVLGVIVFRQRKCKAIASGMWTVLETILLGIVLLYASVAVHFFPASTERCLLEPWLRELGFITCYGAIILKLYRHLVDFRTRKAHRWVLRDVDLLKYLGTMVFAVICYMAAFTASSLDLLESAQLESLREADTNTCHPLKWELVTQTSEMLILCFGLHLSIASRNANTQFRERQFLVTALTLEFLVSSSFYFLRFVYLPEMSPSAILLALFIRSQLTNSFALGLIFVPKLWYQHKQGTSHDAGQRLGGGYAGLCLGDPDIGELTISEMSPEDIRAELKRLYTQLEIMKNKTLRQDNPHISKRRGGRKAGHRRFSLQALSAKHRSNKHHQDIEITEAEPSRTPEDSVCSAEGPTDTYAEISGVSHSMLSHSMVSHSVVSHSK